From the Candidatus Neomarinimicrobiota bacterium genome, one window contains:
- the rplL gene encoding 50S ribosomal protein L7/L12 — MAEIKREDVLTYLESANMMELSGLIEEIEDKFGVTAAAPMAVAAAGPAGGDSAGEEEQTEFNVMLTEIGQAKINVIKAVRAITDLGLKEAKELVDSAPKAVKEGVSQAEADEIKAKLEEAGATVELQ; from the coding sequence ATGGCCGAGATTAAAAGAGAAGACGTATTAACGTATTTGGAATCAGCCAATATGATGGAGCTTTCTGGCCTCATCGAGGAAATCGAAGACAAGTTTGGTGTTACCGCAGCCGCTCCAATGGCTGTTGCAGCAGCAGGCCCAGCTGGTGGCGATTCCGCAGGCGAAGAAGAACAGACTGAGTTCAATGTTATGTTGACTGAAATTGGACAAGCAAAAATAAATGTCATTAAAGCTGTTCGAGCTATCACAGATCTTGGATTGAAAGAAGCAAAAGAACTTGTGGATTCTGCACCAAAAGCTGTAAAAGAAGGCGTAAGTCAGGCAGAAGCGGATGAAATTAAGGCAAAGCTGGAAGAAGCCGGCGCTACGGTAGAGCTTCAGTAA
- a CDS encoding 50S ribosomal protein L10 has product MPSNINIEAVERLTEKLGKASAIYFTDYLGLDVLSITELRSQFFEASVDYEVAKNTLLKLAAKNSNIEGVDEVLSGPTAIALTYDDPTAPAKVIKNFSKKNDLPTVKGILFEGEFLDGSEFKRIASLPSKDELLAKLLSMLAQPVTKFTRTISSPMTNLVNALNQLKNLKS; this is encoded by the coding sequence ATGCCAAGTAATATAAATATTGAAGCAGTTGAAAGATTAACAGAGAAGCTTGGGAAAGCTTCAGCAATTTACTTCACGGATTATTTAGGGTTGGACGTCTTAAGTATTACCGAACTTAGATCTCAATTTTTTGAAGCGTCTGTAGATTATGAAGTTGCAAAAAATACCCTATTAAAATTAGCCGCAAAAAATAGCAATATAGAAGGTGTGGATGAAGTTTTAAGTGGTCCAACGGCTATTGCATTGACGTACGATGACCCAACTGCGCCTGCAAAAGTAATTAAAAATTTTAGTAAGAAGAATGACCTTCCTACAGTAAAAGGAATTCTATTCGAAGGTGAATTTCTTGACGGTTCTGAATTCAAACGGATAGCCTCGCTACCATCGAAGGATGAATTGTTAGCAAAACTCTTGAGCATGCTGGCCCAACCTGTTACGAAATTTACACGGACAATAAGTAGTCCAATGACAAATTTGGTCAATGCTTTAAATCAATTAAAAAACCTAAAATCATAA